Genomic segment of Neoarius graeffei isolate fNeoGra1 chromosome 7, fNeoGra1.pri, whole genome shotgun sequence:
ATGAACATCATGgtatcctgtctgtctgtctgtctgtgatgACTTGCTGCAAAGAATTTTTAGTCCTGTGTCAGTGTTTATTGTACTTTCTCACAGTTGACTGACTGCATATAAAGAGTTAACCTTTAACATTTGTTAATTAACCATTAACTCAACTAATTAAACAAGTAACTCGCCTCCTTGTGAGGACGTCTAAAATTTTATTAAAATGTTTAGTCTAAATGTGGAATATGATGGGACACACTGGCTTTACAGAGATTAAAGTGTTAACTCGGTGTTTTTACATGCATGTGCAGGCAACAGCTcaaataatccatccatcatttataccgcttatctgtcagggtcacaggggaagctggagccaatcccagctgacttcaggtgagaggcctTGGGCACCTTGGGCAAgtcgccagtctatcacagggctaacgtagagacgaacaaccattcatatCTATGGGTAATTTCgaggagccagttgacctaatccacatgcctttggactatgggaggaaacccacgtaggcactgggagaacatgcaaactccacacagaaaggccccacttggccatgaggtttgacaTTTTAAGACGACAGTGATGACCACTGTACCACCAGTTCAAATAATGCCCTAGAAAATTGATAGTAATCTTGCCGATATGCCCATCCCTACTTATTTAATAATTAGATAAAGCCTGCGCGATTCATTTTGCCCCGGACGGCCGACTGGATCATCAAACCAGCTTTTAACAATCGAAGCATTATCTAATTTATAAAGAAAATTTGCTTTTAAAATGCATCCATACAGaatcatgttaaaactgtaaccTGCTAAAATGTGTTATAACCATGTTACGATAATGCAAAATTACAATTCGGATCGGAAACGTAAGTCATGTGTATCTCTCGCTGGCAGCCATTTACACAATTTCAGACTTCGATTTTGGGTCTCCTGTTGCCATCAGTGTTTCACATAGCAGTAACTAATGTACACAAAAGTCAGTCATCGGGAGATTATATATCCCCccccccggcccccacatgaaaccccactccaaattttcctaagttgaatcggttgccatggaaatacggaaaaaataaaaatcacaaatgTCAAAAGGTACAACTTCTGTAGTCActtgacagttatgttaagtttCGTGAAAAAAATTCCGAACAGTTTGAGTTATGCTTCAGAAACTAAACTGTTTATAGacagacagagcgatagctatatccccccgcGTTATACGCCAGGGGGCTAAGAATTAGAAGTTACCTTCAAACACCCAGATACACAAATACGGTATAATGTGTTTCATTTCAATGAAAAAGTATCTTCAATTTTACGTCTCaatttgagggggaaaaaagaatgTGTATTAaatgggtgcgtgcgtgtgtgtgtgtgtgtgtgttaaggaaTATTGTGTGTAACAGAGAACAGAACAGCGTGGAGAGTTGGTATAATAAATACAAGTGAATGCTCAGCAGTCAGGCTGCATTGGACGAGAATTTAAAGCTGGTGAGCTGTTGATGTGTAACGGCTAAAGATTGGATTGCAGTGACTAATACTTTGTCATTTCCACTCCATACTTTTTATAATATCACATTTGCAAAAAGCTTATTCGTCCTACAGAGATGAAAGCTGTAACGTCAGGTCATGGCTATAACTCGGAATGATTAAAGGTCACTTAGGGGTCTGGACCGTGGTATTTCTGGAAGGTGCTCAACTGACCTCAGAGCAGCTGAGGAGGACTCTGTAGATTTGACCACATACCTAATGGACCGTCCGTTATGTTCAGCATTCAGAAGTCACTGTGGTACTTTTGTTGTGGGAGGCTTGTGTGGGCAATTGGTGGCTTATAAAACGCAATCTAGTCCTAATCTTGCTTGCCAAGATGCACCAACATTAGCTGGTCGCAGTAATGTTCGCTGATGTAGCCAGGGTTAGCGGCAGGTTACAGGGCATTTTTATTAACGTATGCTTTTTCAGTAATTGCCAAGGGGACGTGCGACGGGCACAGTAACAGTGTGGTGATTAACCCCGCTGCAAAGACATAGTAATGATCTGCCTGTTGTTCAAGTCAAACAGAAGGaggttttcttctctctcttttgctcAGCTTTTATTCTGGACACGTGATATCCTTTACTGTTTGAGAAATAAGCTTGGCAACTGCACAGAAATTCTCCAGCAAGGTAGAAGAGCGTGTTAAAGATAAACGCCTGTTGGTTGTATCATAGCAGGCTGTGGTCATCATAttttactgtatttaaaaaaattattagaaTTCAAATATGCTGCTTAAATAATTTTGGGAGAATTCACATTTCATCTAAGATCGCTTTTAACCCTGTTACAGAAGCAagaagttaaaggaacagtccaccgtacttccataatgaaatatgctcttatctgaattgagacgagctgctccgtacctctccgagctttgcgcgacctcccagtcagtcagacgcgctgtcactcctgttagcaatgtagctaggctcagcatggccaatggtattttttggggctgtagttagatgcgaccaaactcttctgcgtttttcctgtttacataggtttatatgaccagtgatatgaaacaagttcagttaatatttgcactataatgacaggcgtactaacaccttctgcgcgcttcggcagcgcattgatatctgagctccgtatcaatgcgctgtcgaagcgcacagaaggtgttagtacgcctgtcattatagtgcggactttccatagcatagaaaatcgctacgtttcaatttttttaactgaacttgtttcatgtcactggtcatataaacctatgtaaacaggaaaaacgcggaagagtttggtcacgtctaactacagccccaaaaaataccattggccatgctgagcctagctacattgctaacaggagtgacagcgcgtctgactgactgggaggtcacgcaaagctcggagaggtacggatcagctcgtctcaattcagataagagcatatttcattatggaagtacggtggactgttcctttaaagaaggACCGAGCATATGCAAGGAAAACTGTAGCCCCTAATATGCGGTCTGACTGCAAATGTAGAAGTTTATGGAAGTAGAGAAATATAACATGACAGAAATTATTTCTAGAATAGAACGCACAAAGAGGCATGCCACTAAGTACATCCTAAAATTGCCATTTTTGGGTTCAAGGTCATATCGTGATGGCTTAAAAGTTTTACATCTACTTcctattgggcggcatggtggtgtagtggttagcgcggtcacctcacagcaagaaggttctgggttcgagtccagtagctgatgggggcctttctgtgtggagtttgcatgttctctctgtgtccgtctgtgtgggtttcctccacagtccggagacatgcagttaggttaacatggggtggccttgggctgaagtgcccttgcgcaaggcacctaaaccccaactgctgcctgggcactgtagcgcaactgcccactgctctgggtatgtgtgtgtgttcactgcttcacatgggttaaatgcagagaggaatttcacaagtgtacgtgtcaTGAATAAAGTTATTTTATTACCAGTTGGCACGAATATTGAGATATGgactgtctgaaatcgctccctactcactatatagtgaagacgccattttgtagcgctgtccgaaacgtcagtgaggattatttacaccctatatagtgcactcaaagtatcccacaatgcatcacgaaaagtagcgtacaaccgatggtcattaaccaaagcgatatatcccatcatgcattgcggttgtgctgaaagaaatcaaattaaaagtcaaatttgatttaataaaaggcagcggcaaagaacaaagtattcagccttgatttaaaaaaaaaaaaagatgcaggttagggtgcatcagttgccctcactttcataaaatctgatgcatttttgtttgggtgttccttttcaccaataaagacatcctgtaaaattttttgaccatattcaaaagtctaatggtggcaccatgaggttcattttttgccaaaaaacgcttattttatgttttcgtgtaaggtttgaatcacaatgttggactccatttattgatttcttgtggccCTCAaactggaaaacttcataggtgaAGACTCGTGGCTGTTCTTTGCAGCTTTTGATATATTTGATGATCATCTGCTCTCAATACCAGTGTCACAATGGGATGGCTTGGCATCTTACCAGAGGATAAAGGCAACACTCACAAACTTCGTTGTGACAAATGATGTGGCAGAGCGTGGGGTTGAACTAGCCCATGAGAAAGTTGGTTCTGCCGCAATAGAAGAAAGAttccagaacattgtgcaagttgTAGCAAAAGACAGAGTAATGGTTCCAAATCTGAGACGGCCACATAGGAAATAGACATTGAGAATTTGCTTCTTAACATTTCACTTGTATCTTCAGTTGTCTTGAAAACAGGTAATCCAGCATCATTATAACTTTAATAGGGGCTAGCATATGCATAGGTGAcaagcttaaaaccagggttataacattgatcgataatgctagtgacaccctaaaataaacctccaaatatttttagacattctagacatactgtctacagtatctaagatatttggtatactctataaggtgccataatatttcatgaaaagtgatcgaaattgttagcctggcaagccagactaaatatgaatatttagtctggcctcgatccgtagacatttccgaagcgggtaggaggaacaaaccgctgtctttcaaactgtctctgtgcgtataggccaacgctctgaccaatcagcgcaacagtgaccgtgacgtagtcagagcgacagaaagcagtgggggaggccttgaaattaaataatttttcaaaatgcgtattaattaataaacaggttctagatattaagaagtttggagataatgaccacaagtttggagtctgtaccacatacacattttttttccaagtgtttttcaagggtttgcttaaactgtttttgagtttttatttagtgatgtttggtgaaataatttcccttaaatttaaaatgacGGGAAaagaagaaacaatcaaaaagtaatgtttcaaagctgtttattaattcttcgtactgcacaaactagccccatccttttggctacgagcggagcagctggtagatcagacttttgccatagccggtcggcaaaacagcgaaaacgtccttcttgaaaaggaatgagcggagagcctcttcctgctcatgtttcaacgaaaactccaagtctaattcttctaaaactgattccaaagcggagtcaaacgcgcgctgttctctagccgtagccatctttcctgttgcgctttctcgtcactcctgcaaaagcctgcccaaagaatccaaacaaacaccttgcgttgtgattggcgggcacgatttgatgcccggggtgtttttgtttatatggtgcgaggctagacccattcgctaggcaaaaaatatttttggccgctaggcgggtgggtctagtttactaggctacgaaattgtcataaaagtcataaaatagcagctttttccataactttgagctcctggtgccaccattaaacttttgaattttgtcaaaatatttcacccagtgtgttttcttaccaaaaggaacataaaaacaaaaatgcattatgatcggaggaacttttcatttttaggggggcaactgatgcaccctaatgcaggtactttgtattgattaatgtggggaatgcgctcagtataatatggatttatcacaaaaacacatgcatgcattttattattttgaaaacccaccagccgactgatctggcacattttaattgtgcgacagtaatgatgtaaataccagcgtgacggactagtgtccgaaagcgttttttcattttaccaatgagctcactatgtatTAGTCCTCCTATATAATGAGCCGGgactagtgaatgagtgagcgatttcagacacggggatggatttctttttttaaaatgtctcaTGGTCTAGTAACTGTATCTCCTTCAGTGCAACATGTTCCTCGCTGCTCGAGATCAACCAGATCATCAAGCAGCAATGTTGTTCAGTATAATGTCCCCAAGTGTAAAACTACAACCTACCGGAAATCTTTTGTTGTTCAAACTACAAAGAATTTGGAAGATTCATTCTGATAAACTGAATTTAAATGTGGACAACCTTAGCTCTTTTAAATTTACCATATTCAGTTATTATTTTTCTGCTTTAAATAATTAGGATTGCAACAATCCTCACACTCTTAAACCTTGGATGCCTGAAATGTAATTCCGGCCGTAGTCTTGCACGTCCTGTCTTATGTTGTCAAGAGACTACTTCGTTTATAATATAGTTGGGGATTTTGGTTTTTTAAATACCATGGGTCCACAGTAATTGGTTAATGCTGTGGTTACCCTGCtccacaatctttttttttttcccccctcctttcTTTAACTTgcaaagatctttttttttttttcttactcatTTTATTAATTTTAGGATTGATCACAAAgctaatattaaaaaaataataaatggacAGAGTCACTGTGGTATATAAAGTGAATCCATGTTTCTAAATTCCATCAAATTTTGATTCTGGTTACACACCGTCAGTGTTTATTCCTGACTATTCTCGAATGTATTGTTTACCTGTGCTGATTGATTTGTGAGCCCCGTTCCCTCCAAGTCTAAAACCTCCAGAGTCCTGCTGGATGCCACAGCAACGGCCAGCATTCCAGCAATCTGGTCCCCTAAGAAATACATTTTAGAAAGAGCTGAGACAGAGAGAAATGCTTTGGAGTCCTAAAATTGCAACCACTGCACTGCTGCAGCAGTTTGAACACTAAGGTGATAAATTCATTCTGTGGAAAGGATGATCAGCAAAACACTCGGAAACTAAACCAAGAACACATGGGGTCGTTAATGTGCAGCATGTACTGAATATCGAGGTGACTGGCTTGAAGATGAAATAACTATTACAATGTCAATTCTGTTCAACATTTAACAGCAACGTAGGAATGAAAGTGAACACGAATAACAAGAAGCTGTTAAATATTTCTGTTTATACATGATTAACAGAACGGTGCGGAGTTTCCCGAAAGCATCGTAACACaatgatcatcgttaaatggtagcgcgagcagcacaatgaacactttcTCTTCTAGttcagatgctcttagcgttaagaggcttttgggaaacccacccctagtTCTGTATCTCTAATGtagaggggggggaaaaaaaaccccgacTCTGGCACTTTCTTGAGCAAATTAATATCACTGAAAGTAAAACAGGATTATTCAGCACCAGCTGTTTCAGGTTCAAACCTGTTCACAAAACAATGCTGCATCATGCTTTAAGGTTTAACATGAAATTCAACATACTAAACTGAATCAAGTCGAAAGTCCTTCTCgtgccatgccctggtcttcccaggcagtctcccatcccagtacttaaGGTGCATCgggtggcaccaatctccgtttccatagccctcgacctctcgcctatagagatcttgcagtcacgtgaccggaaagtacacaaccgccatcttgtcggtcaaaaacaccgctgaatactgctgcactcgtgtacagaatggatcaatttcaaccgacgggctacacggctcatttttctaatgaacagataactagatatgtctaaaataaacgatctacagatttgtgacccttatggcttaccggacggagttttcacgaccggattttgaactgtcagcggaatacccggacgtgtataattacctcattaactttccctcgctgttcagtggtgaagcactgcgtgcctataaatctctggacagttatctctacagaaattcaggatttgtcagcgactcagatgtggcatcttgtaaacaagaatcctcattggatgggtaagtcacttaagtattgagtatagcactgaccagccgattatagaatagaataaggtaattccagctgtaattccaaatcgtccgtcttgtttaccatggatctggcgttggagaggtagagacttggcagtggaggtttgagtggctgttttctgagcttagtcaacaggccggctctgcagcctcgcttttgcttccgctcccggcaccacctccttcgctttgcttccaataacaatccacggagaccccgctggtctcgctatctcgtccggaatgttgtgcatgcgatggaaatcgctacaaaccgtcattttctgctggaaaccaatgtccagtaagtccatacggttgtagtggatattgaagtccggtacagacgaacaacacgcaaaaatacacacaaaaaacataaacgtgcacaggtagggagagcttgtagccgcagccgttgtagtagaattgtatatagtagggttttccagaagaaaaggtagaagtagaaccagaagtagaaggcggaatatggcgtttgaccgacaagatggcgtctgtcacaatctggatcggctgtgacgtcacatgcaagtgctccatacagctagggttacagtgaggggccagtcctctggtcaccgcaagagtttgactccccactcgcatctggattgcAGCGTGTCTTGCCAGACATCAGCATGCACCATttttatgacccgaccgcgagtagaactcacgatctcccaatcgagatgcggacacgctaaccactaggccagctcacagttaagcctaggtcacaaccggacgtacgattttttggcgtttcccaaatccctgcagtttttttgttcgtggagaaagacgtacgttggccgtaagtttgtcttgcaacctgaaaaaaacgtaagcgcctgtagagtttttgatatgacaaagaacctctgcggccggtctatggctcgaaaatcagcacgtcacacacgcgccctccgtgcgttttttgcacgtagaccggccgtaggagcacgtacggccggttgtgacctaggcttaaaatgAATAAGTAAAGCTGAATTATAGTTTTAATACTAAAACTGGCATTCCTGGCTCCAAAGTGACAACAGAAAGGCATTCGTCTGATTGTTAGAAGACTGCAAGTTCAAATCCCAATAATGCCACAGTCATCCATAGCTgggagtccaagagagcaaaaaaaaaaattggtcatgCTCTCTAGGTGGGAGGGATCTCATCCTCTCCCCTGTCCATCACAGAGACGTTGGCCAGTCGCCAATTGTGAGCACCTGTGAGCTCGTGTATGCAGAACAGGGCAGATAGCGTTTTTCTGAAGATAAATGCTtcaaatgagcaaaattatctgacAAGACTATTTCAAGCTTGAAGTTAGTAAACAAAGTCTGGAAATAAACTACATGGCCAACAGGATGGAGAAACCTGACCAGCATAAAGGTACGTGTGTTTGTTgaacattccagatttattccctccTTTGCTGTTACAATAACCTCCACTCGTCCGCAAAGGATTTCCACTCGATTTTGGAGCACGGGAAAGGGAATTTGCCCATTCGGCAATGAGTGTGATGGTCATGCGTCCACATCCTTTTTTGCAATATTATATAGGTTTTAAGTTATTTGGTTTACTGTACTCTTATTACACGTCATGCTCGATACATTAAaccatattttcttttttttttcctttttttgggcGTGTAAGTCATCCGTAAAGTATGACCTGATACGGAATTTGTCCAGCATATTCAAGAACGCTTACCTAAGGGATTGTAGTCCAGATTAAGGACCCGCAGCTGTGAGCTATGAGCCACTGCGATTGCTAGGCGAGCCCAGCCTTTAGTGGTGATTGCTGGGTTTGCACTTAGTGTCAACTCTCGGAGACCTGAAGAACAAAAATATTAATCGAAAACAGCaacgacattaaaaaaaaatctggaaagtCAACTTTTTATCAAAGAATAAAAtacggcaagaaaaaaaaaagttttcattttAATCCGACACTGAATACTCAATCGTTCTCCAAGTGAATTTAATACTGTACATAGCTGAAAACTTAAATGTGTTTTATTGTgttatattttttttccaagggTAATATAAAATTTTACCAGATTTGGCCCCATCTGGAGGCAACATGCCACAAATCAGCTGAATCGCCTCATCGCCCAGCATACAATCTCCCAGGTCCAAGGACACCAGAGAGGGGTGAGTTGACAGCGCTGTGTTCAGAGTGACCAACCCTGCATCTAAAAGAGGGCTTCCATGCAGGCTGTGAGGGAGCGAGGAACACAGAGAGACGGACAGAGGACACATCATACAAGGAATTAATCAAATATAGTCCAGGTATTCTTAGTGATTTTAGTTTTGTATAATATACAGTTCCtattttgagtcctttcttgtttgccatagtgatggatagcttgacggacaaagtgaggcaagagtcaccatggaacatgatgtttgcggatgatatcgtGATGTGTGGTGAAAgtggaaaggaggttgagttgggtttggagagatggagggatgcattggaacgaagaggaatgaaggtgagcagtagcaaaacagaatacatgtgcatcaatgagaatggggatgagagtgtagcgaAGATgcgaggagtagacgtaaagaaagttggtgaattcaagtacctggggtcaactgtgcaggaaaatgggggctgcgatggtgaggtgagagagtgcaggcagggtggagcagttggagaaggatttcgggagtcatttgtgataggaaagtcccagcaaaagtgaaaggtaagatgtataagagagtagtgagaccagctgtgatgtatggattggagaccgtacccttaacgaagagacaggaggcggaGGTGGcgaagttgaggatgttaaggtttgcgatgggagtgatgaggttggacaggataaggaacgagcacatcagagggacagcacatgtagagagcttgggaattaaagatcataggcaacggttttcaatttatgcacattagaagctttatatgttaaaccctctgtaattttcttctggtcccaagaagtattgttaataagtaataattaaaataagagtGTGGATTGCGGCGAATTTCGTGACCACTCGACACGtgatgtcattcaagacaaacaaactgcttgagttgagtccactcccGTTTACTTGCcttgccgttcagcttgagtgcagatgtgtgttcgggaatttccaaagaaaaaccatgcctcattgttgtgcagtgaactttaacgacgggaccggttcaggaagaaatttttatctttttccgagagaggagaagaggtggagtgaattggctttttccaaaagagcagaagaggcggagcgagtgggttggctttttcccgaaaaagaagaggcggagcgcgtgggttggctttttccctttaaaaggagaagaggcggagcgagtgggttgactttttccccaaaaaagaaggggcggagcgagtgggttggctttttccctttaaaaggagaagaggcggagcgagtgggttggctttttcccgaAAAAGAaggggcggagcgagtgggttggctttttcccgaaaaaggagaagaggcggagcgagtgggttggctttttcccgaaaaaggagaagaggcggagcgagtgggttggctttttccgaaaaaggagaagaggcggagcgagtgggttggctttttccgaaagagaagaggcggagcaagtgggttggcttttcccgAAAGAGGAGGAGAGGCggggcgagagggttggctttttccgaaaaaggagaagaggcggagcgagtgggttggctttttccaaaaaaggagaagaggcggagcgagtgggttggctttttccgaaaaaggaaaataggcggagcgagtgggttggctttttccgaaaaaggaaaataggcggagcgagtgggttggctttttccgaaagagaagaggcggagcgagtgggttggctttttccgaaaaaggagaagaggcggagcgagtgggttggctttttccgaaaaaggagaagaggcggagcgagtgggttggctttttccgaaaaaggagaagaggcggagcgagtgggttggctttttccgaaaaaggagaagaggcggagcgagtgggttggctttttccgaaaaaggagaagactgGAGGTAaatatttttacctttgcttgcaattgacttgtgaagaatcctgagggatcctgtacaatcattgtggaaatgagacagagggatatttcctcgcttagagtcggctatagatagtataatgccgcggatggcaggctaatgtggcctaccggcgcgctgtccagtaatcgttccccatatccactagggagggcggtttaattattcttcaaaagggctcttatttactattatgacgaaagtaggaatttatcataactcccaggataaatcgtttgggcgcgagtcttgttgaggtccggggtcaccgcgatcagagtcggccgagtcgctgtccgattccgaggccgcacggtcaaaccagtgagccgcaTTCACCGCCATAGGctcatatggtttcacctctcgatatttaatttgttgagttcctacttcaaaatcgctattgctCTCACGGCCAAAGCCCGGACACGTGCGCGGTTCGCAGGTGTAAAcacagctgctcccggtctgtttggcttaaatgacgtcatgacgccccctggcggtgaaagcgcGCATAAGTGAGATATAAACAaatcttcggaaattgggcaaaccagtatattttaaccgttttattcaagtttagggtgcaaattagacaccaggaagatttaattcgctttttgggtcgttcttctagaccaagtcgatattctacgtttcacttgTGCTGAGGCAGCATTCGAGCAGTGGAGTCTGTAGTTTGACTGAAGTTGGGTAGTTTGTCCGCGTCTGGAATAATAACTGGAATGCTGTACTTACAATAGTGTCTGTATGGACCTGTTGGCTGTGAGCGCCTCGGCGAGCTGCTTCGCGCGGCCGCTGCTCGACACCACGCCCAGGTTCAGGTTGAGCTGCGCGAGCGAGCGAGACTCGGACACCCCGCGGCACACGCGCCCGAAGTCCCGGTCCGACAGCTGGCAGCCCCGCACCGACAGCAGCCGCACACTGTTCTCCTTCAGACTGTCGCAAATGTCCCGGATTTCCGCCCCGGACAGCGCCTCTCCTGTGATCTGAATCGACCCCGGCAGCATGTTCGTGAGGCTGGGAGTCAGTCCCGGTGCAGTCGAGGCATCGCCGGTTCGGGTGACGCTTCCAGAAAGAGACGCCGCGGCCCAGAAAACAACCCGCTAcatcatccacacacacacacacaccgcacgatGAACAAAACTATAAACCCTGCCGTGTTGTCATTAGCAGACTGGCCGCATCTCCAAACTTATCATGTTTAAAATGACCGACCGATAAACCGACAGCAGGGTCTAAATCGGTTGGTTTTCTCGGGCTGCTGAAGCACCGAGTCCTTCCCAGGTGCAGGAGTCCCACTCTCAGGTTATCCACTTGCAGCATCCAGACAAAGCTAATCGCTCCTTGTGTCCGTTACCATAGAGACCATCAGCACACTGTCCTCTCCTGATCGAAAGCCTTGAGCTGCTTGTGAACGCG
This window contains:
- the lrrc73 gene encoding leucine-rich repeat-containing protein 73 isoform X2 gives rise to the protein MLPGSIQITGEALSGAEIRDICDSLKENSVRLLSVRGCQLSDRDFGRVCRGVSESRSLAQLNLNLGVVSSSGRAKQLAEALTANRSIQTLFLHGSPLLDAGLVTLNTALSTHPSLVSLDLGDCMLGDEAIQLICGMLPPDGAKSGLRELTLSANPAITTKGWARLAIAVAHSSQLRVLNLDYNPLGDQIAGMLAVAVASSRTLEVLDLEGTGLTNQSAQVFLDMVENYPTCLRVLVLAENAISPELQQQISDLLSEGEEDEDRDAEAHGSSVTMREKPAWLPHSTPTNTRESVPLAATHTHATR
- the lrrc73 gene encoding leucine-rich repeat-containing protein 73 isoform X1, which gives rise to MLPGSIQITGEALSGAEIRDICDSLKENSVRLLSVRGCQLSDRDFGRVCRGVSESRSLAQLNLNLGVVSSSGRAKQLAEALTANRSIQTLFLHGSPLLDAGLVTLNTALSTHPSLVSLDLGDCMLGDEAIQLICGMLPPDGAKSGLRELTLSANPAITTKGWARLAIAVAHSSQLRVLNLDYNPLGDQIAGMLAVAVASSRTLEVLDLEGTGLTNQSAQVFLDMVENYPTCLRVLVLAENAISPELQQQISDLLSEGEEDEDRDAEAHGSSVTMREKPAWLPHSNPNSQMVLTSSGLGESFLGETDL